The sequence below is a genomic window from Streptosporangiales bacterium.
TCTGTCTGTGCGCGGTGAACTCGATCATCTGGACGAAGGCACCCTGCCGGCTGATCTGCTCGGTCGCGGGCTGCAGGGCCCCCCTGACCTGCTCGTGCAGCTCGGGGGTGTCGTCGTGGCCGTGCACGTCGATCGAGTGCTGTACCGCAGCCCGGACGACCTCGTCCTCGCTGCCGGCGATGGTGAGCGAGCAGTTCGACTCGCTCGGTATGGTCCTGCAGTCCACCAGCACGCGCGTCATGGGTACCCCACCTCCTGGTGTAAGGTTGGGGTCCGTGCGTCAAGCATGCGCGTCCCGGTCTGTTGGGCGAGGTCGACCGGGCGGGGACGGGCGGCCCGCTGCCGGGCGGTAGCCAGCTGTTGCCGCCGCTGTGATCGTGTGACGTGGGGTAGCGTCGTGGCATGGAGCTGACGCTTGCCGAAGAGCTGACTCTGCTGGCGTACGACGACGACACCGGCAAGTCCAAGGCGGACATGTACCTGGAGTACGGCATCGGCGGGGCGCTGCTGGCCGAGCTGGCGCTGCGTGGCGCGGTCACGCTGGCGGACAAGAAGGTCACCGTCGTCGACGACACCCCGCCCGGCGACCCGCTGCTCGACGACGCGCTGGCGAAGATCGCCGCGAGCACGCCGCGGCGGCCGCAGCACTGGGTGGACCGGCTGCACCGGGGCGCGAAGAAGGCCACCCTGGCGCGTCTGGTGGAACGTGGCCTGCTGCGCGAGGAGAGCGGCAAGGTGCTGCTGGTGATCCCGTTCACCACGTACCCGGCGGAGGACGGCGGACCGGAGCGCGAGGTGCGTCAGCGTCTGCACGACGCGGTCGTGGTCGGCACGGTGCCGCAGCCCCGTACGGCGACGCTGGCGATGCTCGTCGGCGCCTGCGAGATGGGCAAGCACGTCTTCCCCGAGGTGTCGCGCCGCGACCTGAAGCGGAAGCTGAACGACCTGGCCGCCGGCGACTGGGCCGCCGCGGCCACGAAGAAGGTGATCGACACCATCCGCGCCGCCGTCCTGACCACCGTGACCACGACCGCCGCCACCGCAGGCACGAGCAACAGCTGACGGTCTGGGGTCAGTGGCCGTCGAGGTGCCGGTGGACGTGCGGTGTGGCCACCTTCGTGGTGCGCTCCTCGGTCGGGGGGTCTGCGGTCCAGTCGGGGTGGCCGGGCATCGGCGGCGTCGTGGTGCCGTACACCCAGGCCTCGAGGAAGCCGCGTAGGTCCTGGCCGGACACCTGCGAGGCCAGGGCGATGAAGTCGTCGGTGCCGGCGACACCGTTGGCGTTCCTCGTCACCCACTGCTGCTGGATGGCGCGGAACGCCTCGTCGCCCACCTTCTGGTGCAGCGCGTAGAGCACCAGCGCGCCGCCGCTGTAGACGTTGTCGCTGAAGAGCGTGTCGCTGTTCTTCGGCTTGGCCACCGGGCCGTAGTCGGCGCGGTACTGGTCGCCCTTCGCGTACGTCTCCTTCATCGCCTGCTCGAGCGTGCCCTCGCCGACGACCTCCTCCGTGTACCTGATCTCGTACCAGGTGGCGTGGCCCTCGTTCAGCCACAGGTCACTCCAGGTCGCGGGCGAGACGTAGTCACCGAACCACTGGTGGGCGACCTCGTGCACCATGATCCCCCGCAGCCAGCTCTCCGACTGGGTGAGCCACGGCGCCTCGTACAGCGAGATGGTCTGCGTCTCCAGCGCGAACCCGAAGCTGGCGCGCAGCCCGAGGCTGCCGTAGTTCTGCAGCGGGTAGTCGACGCCGACCTTGCGGTTCATCCAGGGGATGTGTTCTTCCTGGGTGTCCAGCTGCGGCTCGGCCTCGTACGTCACGTCCACGCGGAACGTGTGCCGCAGCGGCTTCGCCGGCGTGACGACGAGCTCCTCGCCGTCCCTGCGGTAGTCGGCGGCACGGCCGTCCACGGTCACCCGCTCGAGGGTGTTGCCGCCGAAGTCGAGGTTGAACCTCGACAACGCCTGGGTGGCCTCCGCGACGATGCCGACGCGCGCGGCGACCTTCTTCGTCTTCGCGTCGTAGTCGAAGTCGATGTCGTAGTGCTTTACGTCGTAGCCGCCGTTGCCGATACCGGGGAAGAGCCGGTCGCCCGCGCTCGGTGCGCCCGGTGCCGGAGGCGCGGCGAGCGCACGCGGGCCCGCGAGTCCGGTGGCGAGCGCCAGTGCGGCGACGGCAGCGGTGACGATGCGGGTGGGTGTGCGCATCCTGGACCTCCCCGTACGTGCAGTGAGCAGCGTGGTGAGCGTACTGCCGACGGCACGGTCTGGCGACCGATCGGTGGTACGGACGGACACAACGTCATCTGCTGGCCGGAGTCGGCCAGTGCAGCGCTACGGGGCGGGATCGGGCCCCGCGAGCCAGTCGTCGATGCCGGCGAGCAGCCGCGCGCGGACGTCGTCGGGTGCCGCAGAACCCGTCACCGACTGCCGCGCCAGCTCGGCGAGCTCCGAGTCGGTGAAGCCGAGCTCGTCGCGGGCGAGCGCGTACTGCTCGGCCAGCCGGGGTCCGAACAGCAGCGGGTCGTCGGCGCCGAGCGCGATCCGGACGCCGGCGTCGTAGAGCCGGCGCAGTGGTACGTCGGCCGGCTTGCCGTAGACGCCGAGCGAGACGTTCGACCACGGGCACACCTCGAGCGTGACGCCGTCGCGGGCGAGCCGCTCGACGAGCGCGTGGTCCTCGACGGCCCTGATGCCGTGCCCCACCCGCCGGGCGCCGAGGGAGTCGAGGCACTCCCTGACGCTGCGCGGACCGCAGAGCTCGCCGCCGTGCGGCAGGCTGAGCAACTCCGCCCGCGCGGCGATGTGGAAGGCGCGGTCGAAGTCGCGCGCCTGGCCGCGGCGCTCGTCGTTCGACAGGCCGAAGCCCACCACGCCGCGGCCGGCGTACTGGGCGGCCAGCCGGGCGAGGGTACGGGCGTCCATCTGGTGGCGCATCCGGTTCGCCGCGATGACCACGCCGATGCCGACGCCGGTGGCCTGGCTCGCCTCGCGGGCGGCGTCGAGGACGAGCTCGGTGAACACCGTCAGCCCGCCGAACTGGTTCGCGTAGCCGGACGGGTCGACCTGGATCTCCAGCCAGCCGGAGCCGTCGTGCCCGTCGTCCTCGGCCGCCTCGCGCACCAGCCGCCTGACGTCCGCCTCGGTACGCAGCACCGAGCGCGCGGTGTCGTACAGTCGCTGGAACCTGAACCAGCCGCGCTCGTCGGCCGCGGACAGCTGCGGCGGCCACTCGTCGCGCAGTACGTCGGGCAGCCTGATGCCGTGCTCGTCGGCGAGCTCGACGAGGGTCGAGTGCCGCATCGAGCCGGTGAAATGCAGGTGGAGGTGCGCCTTGGGCAGCGCCTCGAGCCGTCTGCGCACCCCCTGCTTTCCCCCTCTGCCGGCCGTTACTCGGCTTCGCCGAACAGCCGCTGCAGCCGCGAGACGCCCTCGACCAGGTCGTCGTCGCCGAGCGCGTACGAGAACCGCAGGTAGCCGTCGGTGCCGAACGCCTCGCCGGGCACGACGGCGACCTCGGCCTCTTCGAGCGCGATCTCGGCCAGCTCGATCGACGTGTTCGCCACCCGGCCGCGGATCTTCTTGCCGAGCAGCCCCCGCACCGACGGGTACACGTAGAAGGCGCCCTCGGGCTCTGGGCAGTCCACGCCGGGGATCTCCCGCAGCATCGACACGATCTTCTGCCGGCGGCGGTCGAACGCGGCGCGCATCTCGCTGACGGCCTCAAGGTCGCCGGCGACCGCGGCGAGCGCGGCCCGCTGCGACACGTTAGAGACGTTGCTCGCCGCGTGCGAGTGCAGGTTGGTCGCGGCCTTGATGACGTCGGTGGGGCCGATCATCCAGCCGACCCGCCAGCCGGTCATGGCGTACGTCTTCGCGACGCCGTTCACCACCACGCAGCGGTCGGCCAGGTCCGGCACCTCGACCGGCATGGACGCGAACGTCGCGTCGCCGTAGACGAGGTGCTCGTAGATCTCGTCGGCCACCACCCACAGGCCGTGCTGGACGGCCCAGCGGCCGATCTCCTCGATCTCCGCGGGCGTGTGCACCGCGCCCGTCGGGTTGCTCGGCGAGCAGAAGAGCAGCACCTTCGTGCGGTCGGTGCGCGCGGCCTCCAGCTGGTCGACCGACACGTGGTAGCCGGTGGACTCGTCGGTGTGCACCATGACCGGCACGCCGCCGGCGAGCTTGATCGACTCCGGGTAGGTGGTCCAGTACGGGGTGGGCAGCAGCACCTCGTCGCCCGGGTCGAGGAGCGCGGCGAACGCCTCGTAGACGGCCTGCTTGCCGCCGTTGGTGACCAGGACCTGGTTGGCGGCCACCTCGTAGCCGGAGTCCCTGGCCGTCTTCGCCACCAGCGCCTCGCGCAGCTCGGGCAGGCCGCCGGCCGGCGTGTACTTGTGGTTCTTCGGGTCACGGCAGGCGGCGACCGCCGCCTCCACGACGTGGTCGGGGGTGGGGAAGTCGGGTTCACCGGCGCCGAAGCCGATGACCGGGCGGCCCTGCGCCTTCAGCGCCTTGGCCTTGGCGTCGACGGCCAAGGTGGCGGACTCGGCGATGGCGCCGAGCCTAGCGGAGACGCGGACAGCTTTGGATGCGACGGATGCACTGCTCATACGTCATATCGTGGCACCCCCGCCGCGAGCGGCCCACTGGTATCCACCACCTGAGACGGCGTCGTCTCACCGACCAGGTGACGAGCGCGGCCACCCGGCCACCCGGCCGCCGGGGCGCCGGAGTGCGGGTCCGACCACGTTGGCACCGCCCCGTTCGACGTGGCGTGGAGCGGCACCGTAGACTGCACGGGTTGGCGGTGCGTGCCGCCTGGTCAGGCCTACCCAGAAGATGGCCTGGCGGGGAGCGCGGACAGCCCGAAGGGCAGTAGCTCAATTGGCTAGAGTACCGGTCTCCAAAACCGGCGGTTGGGGGTTCGAGTCCCTCCTGCCCTGCGCCGAGTTGAGAGCACGGACACCTGAAACGTGCTGCCTCTGACGGCGAAGAGAGGTTGGCGAGCCGGTTTCGGCCGGTGCGGACGAGTAGAGGATCGAGTGACCGACACGAAGGGCGAGGCCAAGCCCGCCAAGCGGAGGGACGACGACGAGTTCGTCCCGCCCGGCGTGCTGCGCAGCTTCTTCCGGGCGCCCGGCGTCTTCTACCGGGAGTGCGTGGCCGAGTTGCGCAAGGTCGTCTGGCCGACGCGGCAGCAGGTCTTCACGTACACCTCGGTGGTGCTCGTCTTCGTCCTCATCATGATCGGCATCGTCACCGGCCTCGACTTCGTCTTCGGGAAGGGCGTGCTGCAGATCTTCCAGTGACGCGCGGTGAAGTCACCGGATGGACCCTGCCGGCCCTGGAGGCCGCACGGCGCCCGCGGCGGGCACGGGCGGGACAAGACGAGTCAAGCGAGACGGAGAACGCACCATCGTGACCGACATGCTGCCGGACGACACACGCCAGCAGGCGGAGTCGACCGATGAGGCCGGACAGCCGTCTGTCGCCGACGCCGCCGACGAGGCCGGCTACGACGAGCAGGCGGCGGAGGCCCCCGGCGCCGCCGACGCTGCCGCGGAGGCAGAGGCGGAAGCAGAGACGGCGACCGCAGGTGCGGACGAGACCGTCGCCGCGGACGAGGCGGAAGAGACCCTCGCCGTGGACACCGCCGCCGCAGCGGCCGCAGGTGCGGACGAGGACGACGACCCGCTGGCCGAGCTGCGCGAGCGGCTGCGCTCCGGGGTCGGCCACTGGTACGTCGTCCACACCTACGCCGGGTACGAGAACCGGGTGAAGGCGAACGTCGAGAGCCGCATCAGCTCGCTGAACATGGAGGACTACATCTTCGAGGTCGCGGTTCCGACCCAGGAGGTGACCGAGGTCAAGAGCGGCAAGCGCCAGCAGGTGACGCAGAAGATGCTCCCCGGCTACGTGCTCGTCCGCATCGACCTGACCGACGAGTCCTGGGCGGTCGTGCGGCACACGCCGGGCGTCACCGGGTTCGTCGGGGTCGGCAACCAGCCGGCGCCGCTGTCCACCGACGAGGTGGTCGCGCTGCTGGCGCCGGCGGTGGAGAAGAAGGAGGCCAAGGAGGCGCCGAAGTCCGTCGCCTTCGAGGCGGGCGAGTCGGTCACCGTCATGGAGGGCCCGTTCGCCACGCTGCCGGCCACGATCAGCGAGGTCAACCTCGACTCGCAGAAGCTCAAGGTGCTGGTGTCGATCTTCGGTCGGGAGACACCTGTGGAGCTTTCTTTCGACCAAGTGCAGAAGATCTGAGTAAGCAAGGAAGAACAGGACCAGATGGCTCCCAAGAAGAAGCTCAGCGCCGTCATCAAGCTGCAGATCCAGGCCGGGCAGGCGACGCCGGCCCCGCCGGTCGGCCCCGCGTTGGGTCAGCACGGCGTCAACATCATGGAGTTCTGCAAGGCGTACAACGCGGCGACCGAGCAGCAGCGCGGCAACGTCGTGCCGGTCGAGATCTCCGTGTACGAGGACCGGTCGTTCACCTTCGTGACCAAGACCCCGCCCGCGGCGGAGTTGCTGAAGAAGGCGGCCGGCCTGGACAAGGGCAGCGGCGACGCGCTCAAGACCAAGGTCGGCTCGGTCACCCAGGACCAGCTGCGTGAGATCGCCAGGACGAAGATGGACGACCTCAACGCGAACGACGAGGAGCAGGCGGCGAAGATCATCGCCGGCACCGCGCGTTCGATGGGGCTCACTGTCGCCGACTGACGGTCGCCCCGGTTCACCCGTAATCCGGTGGGAGGGCGCGAGCGCGTCCGCACCACCACCCTCGAAAGGCTGAGGACATGAAGCGCTCCAAGAACTACCGCAATGCGGTCGCGAAGGTCGACACCAGCACGGCGTACTCGCCCACGGAGGCGATCAAGCTGGTGAAGGACGGCGCGGCGAGCAGCAAGTTCGACCAGACCGTCGACGTCGCCGTCTGTCTCGGCGTCGACCCGCGGAAGGCGGACCAGATGGTCCGCGGCACCGTCAACCTGCCGCACGGCACCGGCAAGACCGCCAGGGTGCTGGTGCTGGCCGGCGGCCAGAAGGCCGACGAGGCGATCGAGGCCGGCGCCGACCACGTCGGAACCGACGACCTGATCGAGCGGATCCAGGGCGGCTGGCTGGACTTCGACGCGGTCGTCGCCACCCCCGACCTGATGGGCAAGGTCGGCCGGCTCGGCCGGGTGCTCGGCCCGCGCGGCCTGATGCCGAACCCGAAGACCGGCACCGTGACCATGGACGTCGCGAAGGCCGTCGGCGACATCAAGGGCGGCAAGATCGAGTTCCGCGTCGACCGGCACGGCAACCTGCACTTCGTCATCGGCAAGGCGTCGTTCGGCGAGGAGCAGCTCGCGGAGAACTACGCGGCCGCCGTCGAAGAGGTGCTCAGGCTGAAGCCGGCCACCTCCAAGGGCCGGTACGTCAAGCGGATCACCATGTCGTCGACGATGGGCCCCGGCGTCCCCGTTGGCCCCAGCGGCCGCACGTCCGGCAAGGCCGCCTGACCCACCCGCTGACGCGGCACCGGCGGTTGGTACTCTGGACGTCGCCGTAGACCGCCGGTCGCCGCCTGCGCATGCAGGTGGCCGAAGGTTCTCGCGAAGAGACGACCCGCGCAGGTGTGGACGAAGTTTTGTGTGCTGCCCGTCGGGTGGCGCCTTGCTGCCTCGTACGCCTGCGTACGGGGCCTTTCTGTTTCTCGGGTACCCGATCGGTGGGTCCACGGTTGGACGACCAACCGGAAGGAGACCCATGCAGAGGTCTGACAAGGTGACCGCGGTCGCCGAGCTCACGGACGCATTCCGTGCGGCCGACGCTGCCGTGCTCACCGAGTACCGTGGTCTCACCGTCGCGCAACTCGCCCAGCTGCGGCGCGCGCTCGGTGGGGACACGTCCTATCGGGTCGTCAAGAACACCCTCACCAAGATCGCCACCAAGGAAGCAGGCGTCGAAGCGTTCGACGGACTGCTCGAAGGTCCGAGCGCTATCGCGTTCGTCAAGGGTGACCCGGTCGAGGCGGCCAAGAGCCTCCGCGACTTCGCCAAGGACAACCCGCAGCTTGTGGTCAAGGGCGGGCTCGTCGAGGGGCGGCCGCTGTCACCTGCCGAGCTGACCCAGTTGGCCGATCTGGAGTCCCGCGAAGTACTGCTCAGCAAGCTCGCCGGCGCGATGAAGGCCTCGCTGTCCGGTGCTGCGGCGCTGTTCCAGGCCCCGCTCGCCGGAGCCGCAAGGATGACCGAGGCGTACCGCGCCAAGGTCGAGCAGGCAGGTGGCGCCGCTGCGGCACCTGCGGACGCGGAGACCGCCGACGAGGGTTCGACGGCCGAGTAACCCGTACCACCGATTAGCGATACCGAGAGGACACGCCAGATGGCGAAGCTCAGCACCGACGAGCTGCTCGACGCGTTCAAGGAGATGACGCTGCTCGAGCTCAGTGACTTCGTGAAGCAGTTCGAGGACACCTTCGACGTCACCGCAGCGGCCCCGACCGCGGTCGCGGTGGCCGCCCCTACCGGTGGCGGCGAGGCCGCGGCCGTCGAGGAGCAGGACGAGTTCGACGTCGTCCTCGACACTGCCGGCGACAAGAAGATCCAGGTCATCAAGGAGGTGCGCGGACTCACCAACCTCGGCCTGCGCGAGGCCAAGGAGCTGGTTGAGGGCGCGCCGAAGCCGATCCTGGAGAAGGTCGACAAGGAGGCCGCCGAGAAGGCCAAGGAGGCGCTCGAGGGCGCCGGCGGCACTGTCTCGATCAAGTAACGATGCCGCAGTGTGAAGGGGCCGCCGGGAACGGCGGCCCCTTTCGCGTCCCCACCCGCGCAGTCACCGGCCGTCGGACGGCCTGAGCACGGTGCGCAGGCCCCCTTGCCTAGGACCGTACTGGCCAGTAGCTTTTCGTCGACGTGGTGCAGCGCGTGGTGGGCACACGTGACCAGAGGTCGCGTGCCATCGTTGGTCATCGCGGAACGGGGAGCGGAACCCGTGGTGACCGGTGGTCTCCGTTGGTAACCAGACTTTTCCGTAGCGGTCCGCAGTCGTACCGTGAGGAGGCCTGAGTGGGCGTCGAGGTGCAGATCGAGGGGCTGACCCAGTCCTTCGGCCGGCAGGTGATCTGGGAGGACGTGTCGTTCACCCTGCCTGCCGGCGAGATCTCC
It includes:
- a CDS encoding GPP34 family phosphoprotein, with protein sequence MELTLAEELTLLAYDDDTGKSKADMYLEYGIGGALLAELALRGAVTLADKKVTVVDDTPPGDPLLDDALAKIAASTPRRPQHWVDRLHRGAKKATLARLVERGLLREESGKVLLVIPFTTYPAEDGGPEREVRQRLHDAVVVGTVPQPRTATLAMLVGACEMGKHVFPEVSRRDLKRKLNDLAAGDWAAAATKKVIDTIRAAVLTTVTTTAATAGTSNS
- a CDS encoding adenosine deaminase; translated protein: MRRRLEALPKAHLHLHFTGSMRHSTLVELADEHGIRLPDVLRDEWPPQLSAADERGWFRFQRLYDTARSVLRTEADVRRLVREAAEDDGHDGSGWLEIQVDPSGYANQFGGLTVFTELVLDAAREASQATGVGIGVVIAANRMRHQMDARTLARLAAQYAGRGVVGFGLSNDERRGQARDFDRAFHIAARAELLSLPHGGELCGPRSVRECLDSLGARRVGHGIRAVEDHALVERLARDGVTLEVCPWSNVSLGVYGKPADVPLRRLYDAGVRIALGADDPLLFGPRLAEQYALARDELGFTDSELAELARQSVTGSAAPDDVRARLLAGIDDWLAGPDPAP
- the nusG gene encoding transcription termination/antitermination protein NusG, with the translated sequence MLPDDTRQQAESTDEAGQPSVADAADEAGYDEQAAEAPGAADAAAEAEAEAETATAGADETVAADEAEETLAVDTAAAAAAGADEDDDPLAELRERLRSGVGHWYVVHTYAGYENRVKANVESRISSLNMEDYIFEVAVPTQEVTEVKSGKRQQVTQKMLPGYVLVRIDLTDESWAVVRHTPGVTGFVGVGNQPAPLSTDEVVALLAPAVEKKEAKEAPKSVAFEAGESVTVMEGPFATLPATISEVNLDSQKLKVLVSIFGRETPVELSFDQVQKI
- the secE gene encoding preprotein translocase subunit SecE, which codes for MLPLTAKRGWRAGFGRCGRVEDRVTDTKGEAKPAKRRDDDEFVPPGVLRSFFRAPGVFYRECVAELRKVVWPTRQQVFTYTSVVLVFVLIMIGIVTGLDFVFGKGVLQIFQ
- a CDS encoding aminotransferase class I/II-fold pyridoxal phosphate-dependent enzyme, whose product is MSSASVASKAVRVSARLGAIAESATLAVDAKAKALKAQGRPVIGFGAGEPDFPTPDHVVEAAVAACRDPKNHKYTPAGGLPELREALVAKTARDSGYEVAANQVLVTNGGKQAVYEAFAALLDPGDEVLLPTPYWTTYPESIKLAGGVPVMVHTDESTGYHVSVDQLEAARTDRTKVLLFCSPSNPTGAVHTPAEIEEIGRWAVQHGLWVVADEIYEHLVYGDATFASMPVEVPDLADRCVVVNGVAKTYAMTGWRVGWMIGPTDVIKAATNLHSHAASNVSNVSQRAALAAVAGDLEAVSEMRAAFDRRRQKIVSMLREIPGVDCPEPEGAFYVYPSVRGLLGKKIRGRVANTSIELAEIALEEAEVAVVPGEAFGTDGYLRFSYALGDDDLVEGVSRLQRLFGEAE
- the rplA gene encoding 50S ribosomal protein L1; its protein translation is MKRSKNYRNAVAKVDTSTAYSPTEAIKLVKDGAASSKFDQTVDVAVCLGVDPRKADQMVRGTVNLPHGTGKTARVLVLAGGQKADEAIEAGADHVGTDDLIERIQGGWLDFDAVVATPDLMGKVGRLGRVLGPRGLMPNPKTGTVTMDVAKAVGDIKGGKIEFRVDRHGNLHFVIGKASFGEEQLAENYAAAVEEVLRLKPATSKGRYVKRITMSSTMGPGVPVGPSGRTSGKAA
- the rplJ gene encoding 50S ribosomal protein L10, which gives rise to MQRSDKVTAVAELTDAFRAADAAVLTEYRGLTVAQLAQLRRALGGDTSYRVVKNTLTKIATKEAGVEAFDGLLEGPSAIAFVKGDPVEAAKSLRDFAKDNPQLVVKGGLVEGRPLSPAELTQLADLESREVLLSKLAGAMKASLSGAAALFQAPLAGAARMTEAYRAKVEQAGGAAAAPADAETADEGSTAE
- the rplL gene encoding 50S ribosomal protein L7/L12, whose translation is MAKLSTDELLDAFKEMTLLELSDFVKQFEDTFDVTAAAPTAVAVAAPTGGGEAAAVEEQDEFDVVLDTAGDKKIQVIKEVRGLTNLGLREAKELVEGAPKPILEKVDKEAAEKAKEALEGAGGTVSIK
- the rplK gene encoding 50S ribosomal protein L11, which gives rise to MAPKKKLSAVIKLQIQAGQATPAPPVGPALGQHGVNIMEFCKAYNAATEQQRGNVVPVEISVYEDRSFTFVTKTPPAAELLKKAAGLDKGSGDALKTKVGSVTQDQLREIARTKMDDLNANDEEQAAKIIAGTARSMGLTVAD